ACATTTATTGCATCATTCTTTATCAACAATATATATCACAAAATCAAAACTACCAAAACGACCGCATGTTCCAACCAAACACCAATCACTTCCCATATCCAATTGCCCATTTCAACAGCAATATGCAGATATACTCGATTAATGTCAAGCCCAAAGAAAAAAAGTACTGGTGCCACATCAAACAGATAGCAGTAATAAACTTGAACCTACTCCATATTGCTCATCCTATTTACATCCATCGATTTAAGTTCTCGTAAATTTGGTACTACTAGATCCAGATCATACAAGAAAAATCATCAAGGTTTCTCTATTTGCAtaatacaacattttttttggttttctacTCCTTACATTTATTTGTGAACATATTAGAAGGGAATGAATACAAACCCAAAAGCATTAACCAGTTTCGGAAAACTTCTCACAGGAACAATAATCACCAAACATGAAACACAAAACATCCCACCCTGGAGCAGTCCTCTAAGCATCGATCATCATTTAAAATATCTAGCATTTAGATATCAAAATCTGCAGTTTTTACCATGAAACCATGAAATCGGGTGacaaaaaaaagctaaaaagaAGGAATGATTTCACAAAACTTCAGCGTTAATCTACGAACAGGTACCAATTAGAATAGATCCAACCGAATCACCACCAACCACAAAAACTTCTAAAAGGTCACGATAAAAAAGACAGAGGCTCACCTATGGGCATGGAGGAGCGCAGCGGGACCGAGATACGACTCCGGGTTCCACCAGTAGCTGGGGCAGGAGGTGCTGCAGCAGGCGCAGAGAATACACTCATACATCCCGTCCAGCTTCGCACGATCCTTCTTGCTCTGAGGGATCTCCTTCCCGGGGACCGGCGGCGGGTCCTTGCGCTTGAGCCACGGCTCCACGCTCTTGTACTGGTTATAGAAATTGGTCATATCGACTACCAAGTCCTTGATCACGAACATGTGCGGCAGCGGCGTGACCGTCGTCGGCGACTCGGCCGACGGGATCTTGGTGAGGCAGGCGAGGCCGTTATCGCCGTCGATGTTCATGGCGCAGGAGCCACAGATGCCCTCGCGACAGGAGCGGCGGAAGGTGAGGGAGGGGTCGACCTCGTTCTTGATCTTGATCAGGGCGTCGAGGACCATGGGGCCGCACTCGGCGAGATCGATCTCGTAGTTATGGAGCTGGGGCTTGGAGGGATCGTCGGGGTTCCAGCGGTAGATGGAGAAGGTCCTCATCCGCTTGGGCTGGGCGGACGGGGGCTCTGATTGGGAGGAGTGGGCCTGCGCCGGGACCAGCCGCGATGCCGTCGACGAGGCGGCGGTGGGGAGCGGCGGATGGGTCGGGAGGAGGCAGCGGGAGGTGGCGAAGGAGCCGCGGCGGAGGAGAAATCTCGCGGCCGCCATGGAGCTGAGGAGCAAGACGAAAGAAAAGGAGCGGAGAAATTAGAAAGAAGGGATGAATGGGGACGACGCTCGCCACGCTGTGAATATATATTTCCACGATGCGCGGTATTTGGTGAGTCCGCGAGTTGGACCAGAGAACGTGGCGACTGGTAATTGGCTTACGTGGCAGTGGCTTGTGGGTACCACGTTTCCCTGCATGAATGTAAGGTGGAGATGGTTTTGCTCTAATATCTAGACTCGAGAGTGCATTTGTATTATAATACTGTATTtatactttttttattatttatcaaGTTTTATAATAAAAATCACTAATTATGTAGATCGTAGAACATctcgcaattttttttttaagagttgggggaatttttttatgtattttaaaaagaaaaaataaataaaatcttgGAGTTGTTGCTTTGCAAATATTCCTATTGTTTGTTTGgctttactattttttttttttatatatatacaggGACGATTCATACCGGTCATGCGTAAGTGCATCCAATTAAgtcaaaaaaaagtaaatgaTGAGTGGGAAAGAACAGACTCTTGATCTGCCAAAAAAACTCTCCTAAATTGTGTGCATATAGAAGATGACCCAGTCAACCGCACTGTTTGCCTCTCAGTAAACGTGAGAGATCCGAAAGGAACCAAACTCTCTTACGAGCCCGTGTATGTTCCGAAGAAGTGGGTGCCAACGGTCATACGTGTGATGTCCTTGAATCCGCTCAATCATCGTAGCCGAGTCTTCTTTTAGATAAATATTGTCCGCCCTGAAAACCTACATTGGTACTTGAGGTGTGATATCAGCTGATACCTTGGCCAAACATTGGACTGCTATCAGACTGGTCAGTTCAAAATTTAAATCCTGCCTCCCTTCTCATCACCTTTAGAACAATCACATCCATTTCAGCCAATGGCTATCCAAACTCATGTGCATCAGGCCATATAGAAGAAGAAAGCAAGATCAATATAAATGAAAATGCCAAAGATGTTTTATCTCCTTGGTTAGGCAAGACACGGTGCACATCTACCAGCTCAAGTGATGTCTAAAAGATACACCTCTCCAATAAATAAATGATgtcttctatttttatttacataaatgatgatatttaattttttataaattatatcGTACTATTTTGTTAGATTAGTAGAGAAAACAAGCATATATCTATGGTATTCCAAAAGAAAAGCATCTCTCTCTGACAGGATACCATGCATGCACATATGCATAAGGGAAAAGAGCATGAAGGTtgatattcaaaaatttaatattCCTCGATGAGAAAAATTAAATccatcttgtttagcacaagcTTGACTAACTACCTTTCTAAATTATATGATTTACTATAATCAAATTAATTACCTTTATGGCATAGAATTTTATGAATCATGCATAACATGTCAATCAAAGGAAACAGACattgatttctaatattttATCCCCCTTTATTTGGACGTCTTTTTGAAACATAATGGTTTCAATCAATATTTTGATAAAGTATGATGTGTTAATGTCCAATCCTTCAATTAAGTGACTATCAAAAAAAGTGTTTTCTGCTTTTgtcttctacaattaaaattgcAATCACCATAGAATATGCTTTATGGATCATCTTTGCCGAGCTTTATAATTACAAGTTAAAAATGTTGTAATATGATTCAAATCAATTGCatgtttattaaaaatatatatcaaaatgATTCCAATTTTCTCCATGATGAAAGTCGAGTTTTGAAAATTCGATATCACTCCTTGTAGTATAAGGGCCCAGTATTTAGAACTTGTTGATCCAACTAAAaaaattacttcttttaaagTAGAGGTGGCCAAAATTTTGGCTAGAGCTTTATTGGATGACTAATTTGTAAGTTGGTGCTCTAGAAAACTCTGCGATCTAGCTAAAAAATATCATCAAATTTTGGGTGGATTAGTGATCTAACTCAATCAAGCTTCCAAGGTCTCTAATACTTGCTAACCACGTATGTTGTGCACTATAGCTATCCATGTTGACATATGCATGCATATCGTCCTACAAGAGAATAAAGCTACAAATACATTAGGTCATCTGATTCTTGTCCGACCTAAGTTCAACTCAAGTTATTTTTTAGGTGTAGGGTTTAAAACAAGATAACAAATTTGGATCCATTTTTATAGATACTAACATATTCATACAACCGATTGTGAGTTTGATATCAATCATCCACTCTTCTTATTTGAGCTTAGGAAAAACTTGGAATGATATTAGAGATGGCTCCGAATAGTAATATTTGTCAAATAAGGATATATAAAGACGACCCGCATATATAGttagaaaaaatataaattaaactatgaccGATAAAGTCATCTTTTTATGGTGAGCCTTATTGGACGTCCTTTCATACCGAGTCCAGGTTTAACAAGCTAGGTTTGAATTTTGGAACTAATTTTTATTCAAGTTGACTTAAGTTTATGAATTGACTAGGTGGAGTCAATATTATGAGAACCAAATTAGACTCAATTGGATGTTTAGTCTTAGTTACAAGCATGTTTCCATACAACATGGATATTAGCTTTATAAAGGTTTGGGCTCAAGTTAGATCCAAATTGGTTGAACCTTTATTTAGGCCATttgaaacaattaaaaaaaaaaagatttttttgtatgaataccctcctaaatatcagattttgcatgtatacccttccaaaattgatatttata
This portion of the Phoenix dactylifera cultivar Barhee BC4 chromosome 11, palm_55x_up_171113_PBpolish2nd_filt_p, whole genome shotgun sequence genome encodes:
- the LOC103714459 gene encoding succinate dehydrogenase [ubiquinone] iron-sulfur subunit 1, mitochondrial, whose amino-acid sequence is MAAARFLLRRGSFATSRCLLPTHPPLPTAASSTASRLVPAQAHSSQSEPPSAQPKRMRTFSIYRWNPDDPSKPQLHNYEIDLAECGPMVLDALIKIKNEVDPSLTFRRSCREGICGSCAMNIDGDNGLACLTKIPSAESPTTVTPLPHMFVIKDLVVDMTNFYNQYKSVEPWLKRKDPPPVPGKEIPQSKKDRAKLDGMYECILCACCSTSCPSYWWNPESYLGPAALLHAHRWIQDSRDQYTKERLEAVNDEFKLYRCHTIKNCVHACPKGLNPAKQIESIKKLELQK